The genomic segment GAGTAATTCGAGCGACGATTCGCCGCGACCCGGTGCGCCGCGTGCGCATGATCGCCCGGCCGGATGGCGGGCGCGAGGCCGAGAGCCGCTGGCAGGTGCTGCGCCGCTACAAGGGTTTCACGCTGGTGCAGGTGCGCATCATTACCGGGCGTACACATCAGGTCCGCGTGCATATGGCCAGCATCGGGCATCCCGTGGTGGGCGATACACTCTACGGCGCGCCCGGGAAATTGCAAGTCACGTTGTTCACGCCGGAGTCGAGCGGCGCGACGTTTGCTAAAGGGCCGAAGCGCAGCGCACCCAATCAGCATATTGATGAATACGAAGCTACGCTGTCCCGCAATTTCCTGCATGCCGCGCGCATCTGCCTGAAGCATCCGCGCACCGGTGTGTCAATGGATATCCGCGCGCCCTTGCCCGCCGATCTCGACGCCTTCCTGAAGCGTCTGCTGTCGGCGGATGAATCCCCGCTCAACAAGCCGAAATGGGGAATCCCACCGCACCGCCGGAAGTCTTCGCCACCGGAAGAATGATCCGCCAACAGAGCCACGACGGGGCGGGAGAGGTTTCTCACCTGGAGCGAGAGATTTCTCAGTAGACACACGCGACTCCTCCAAAGCGCTCCCTTCCGGGGGGCGGCTCGGAGGCAATTAGCGCACGCGGCGGAGGAAGCCGCTGGGGCAGAAAGTTACCAGAAACTTTTCGCAGTCGTGGTCGATCACGAACTGTGGGCCATCGGTCGGCTGCGTTGCGAGAAATTCGCGGACGGCGCGCAGGGGATTATCCGTGGCCCATTGGGGATTTCCCGTGGGAGTGTCTGCCACGATTTCACACACCGTATCGAACATAATCATGTAACCGCCCACGGGGACGTAACGGGCGAAGGCGTGCAGTTCAGCCAGTGTATGCGCGTAGCTGTGGTCCGAGTCGAGGCAGACCAGCACATTGGTTTCGCCGCCGACCAACTGCTGAATTTTCTCGTGAGTGGCCGGAGACTTCGAATCACCTTCCAGCAATGTAATGCGGTCACTGTAGGCGCAGTTGGCGGTATGGACGCGGGCCTCTGGATGGATCTCAATATCCACTGAGATCACCCGTCCATCGATCTGCATCATGTTCAGCATGGACGAGTAGAAAACCGCTGTGCCGCCCAGATAAACGCCCGCTTCAAGGATGACTCGCGGACGCAGACGAAAGATCAATTGCTGCATCAGGATCAGGTCGGTGGGCCATTGCTGTACAGGAACACCAAGCCATGTCACTTGTTTCCACAACAGGCCGTTCCACATGTTCTTGGTCCATTGACGGGCCAGTCGCTCCGTGGCTTCTGTTGTATAAAGTGAGTCCGGTGAACTGTTGAGTGAACCGGCGAGCGGAAGTGAATTGTCATTCATAGATGGTGTGAAACTTTCAGTGAGTAGGATGAAAATTATGCAGATGCTTGCTCATGCTCCGTCGGGCCGCTCGCGCAGCGCGACGTCGATGGTCATGCGGCTGTCAGCGCGGTACAGCGTGATTTTGATGGTGTCGCCGGGGCGCTTGCGCGCCAGCAAGCGGGTCAGATCGCTGGGAGTGTTGATGGGCGTGCCGTCAATGGCTACGATCAAGTCGCCGCCCATGACCACCTGCTGATTCCCCCAATAACCCAACTCGGTGCCGGGCAGGATGCCAGCGCTGGCGGCGGGGCTGTTGCGGGGAACCTGCGCGACCAGCAGGCCCTTGCCGGTGGGCAGTTTCAGCGCCTGGGCCAGAGGTGGACTGATCTCCTGACCCACCACCCCCAGCCAGGCACGGCGCACGCGGCCATCCGTTACCAGTTCGGCGATGGTGCCGCGCGCGGCGTTGATGGGGAGAGCAAAGCCGATCCCGATATTGGCTTGACCGTAGATGGCGGTGTTGATTCCGATCACTTCGCCACGCGAATTCAGCAGCGGGCCGCCGGAGTTGCCGGGGTTGATGGCGGCGTCGGTTTGGATGACGTCATCGAGCACGCGGCTCTGCCCGTCGCGGATGGTGCGATTGAGCGAGCTGATGATGCCGGTGGTAAGCGTGCCGTCCAAGCCGAAGGGATTGCCGATGGCCAGAACTTTTTGTCCCACGTGCAGC from the Acidobacteriota bacterium genome contains:
- a CDS encoding trypsin-like serine protease → MSMKNSGIWIKLSLAAALGIVVGWWIWLRPQQGNGGQVVSTFPVIPSTIASAQGTGADDPANAGAPVDASGAAGDEQNNVDVYRAVSPAVVNITSTTVQYDFFMQAIPQEGSGSGFLIDDKGHIVTNYHVISGARSLEVTLSDQSRYPARVVGRDPQTDLAVIKIEAKKPLTFVRMAGPEQRLHVGQKVLAIGNPFGLDGTLTTGIISSLNRTIRDGQSRVLDDVIQTDAAINPGNSGGPLLNSRGEVIGINTAIYGQANIGIGFALPINAARGTIAELVTDGRVRRAWLGVVGQEISPPLAQALKLPTGKGLLVAQVPRNSPAASAGILPGTELGYWGNQQVVMGGDLIVAIDGTPINTPSDLTRLLARKRPGDTIKITLYRADSRMTIDVALRERPDGA